The proteins below are encoded in one region of Streptomyces roseirectus:
- a CDS encoding amino acid adenylation domain-containing protein: protein MKPFTCVVVGEEALLVECTRVLLARGHTVAAVVSPTPDLLAWAENEGLPAVEFGRDLADRLRPLTFDYLFSIANLRMLPEEILALPGRLPVNFHDGPLPRHAGLYATSWAVLEGAREHGVTWHVMNREADTGDLLKQRPVPVPPAATVHDLDVACFDAGVESFAELVDELAAGTAVRTPQDMSLRTYHGRYDGPPRGGVLDWRQPAARIDALVRATAFGRRRNDFGTALLATGEGLVAVRAVEVTDQESTASPGTIVDVTPDALTVAAGDRDVRLTGLAALTGEPLELPVLASALDGRFPHLSEDAVADLVRASRAAHRREARWLRAWESRQPVLPPRLGELRPANRPAGPVPLPASLTGDPRRTAVAAVLAFLTRLTRGGEHTVAVSAPPAPNPAAALVLAPELPLNIPENPLSGTLSDLTARVGAELDRLHSTTPHRRDLPLRHPGLAATTLPVAIALDDDTDADRPLTVRIDATGTVRFVTRAHAAWLAERYALFLDGIADEPQRPLATVSLLDDEERRLVHGKWNDTDEEYPRRATVTSLIGNVADASPDAVAVRFEGREVTYGELDDATSRLAQHLCELGAGPGRLVGVFLERSPELLISLLAVLRSGAAYVPIDPIYPPARIGHMLKDSGAELVLTDAALGGALAEFPVTPVLVGEAPVRSEAPPVDLSSPDAPAYVIYTSGSTGLPKGVQVGHRALVNFLWTMARRPGFTAADSLLALTTVCFDIAGLELYLPLVRGGTVEILPAVVAADGVALRERVERAAPTVLQATPTTWQMLLAAGWRGDPALKALCGGEPLPAELAARLAPSVGALFNMYGPTETTIWSTVERVEPGAEVTVGRPVGNTRAHVLDERGTPVPPGVPGELLLSGDGVADGYLHRPELTTERFVPAPEGGRGRAYRTGDLVRHLPDGRLVYLERIDGLVKLNGFRIELGEVESALRRLPGVRGAVAVVREDRPGERRLIGYVTGVPDGGVLRGALAERLPAYMVPSAVVALPGLPLTPNGKVDRGALPRPDTAKGPTAAVRTDLERRIAGIWCEVLGLERVGAEDNFFDAGGDSLRLTSVVAALRERLGLAVTRLDMFGRPTVRAMAAHVAGEASDAVRPRRPRDVSALAGRRDRKRRRP from the coding sequence ATGAAGCCGTTCACCTGTGTGGTCGTCGGCGAGGAAGCCCTTCTCGTCGAGTGCACGCGCGTCCTGCTGGCCCGGGGCCACACTGTCGCCGCCGTCGTCTCCCCCACGCCCGACCTGCTGGCGTGGGCGGAGAACGAGGGCCTGCCCGCTGTGGAGTTCGGCCGGGATCTCGCGGACCGACTCCGGCCCCTCACCTTCGACTACCTGTTCAGCATCGCCAACCTCCGCATGCTCCCCGAGGAGATCCTGGCGCTGCCGGGCAGGCTCCCCGTCAACTTCCACGACGGCCCGCTCCCGAGGCACGCCGGTCTCTACGCGACGAGCTGGGCCGTCCTGGAGGGGGCGCGGGAACACGGCGTCACCTGGCACGTGATGAACCGCGAGGCCGACACGGGCGACCTGCTCAAGCAGCGCCCCGTCCCGGTGCCCCCGGCGGCCACCGTCCACGATCTGGACGTCGCCTGCTTCGACGCCGGCGTCGAGTCCTTCGCCGAGCTGGTCGACGAGCTGGCGGCGGGCACGGCCGTCCGCACCCCGCAGGACATGAGCCTGCGCACCTACCACGGCCGCTACGACGGCCCGCCGCGCGGCGGCGTCCTCGACTGGCGCCAACCTGCCGCACGAATCGACGCGTTGGTCCGCGCGACCGCGTTCGGCAGGCGCCGCAACGACTTCGGCACGGCCCTGCTGGCGACCGGCGAGGGCCTGGTGGCCGTCCGGGCGGTCGAGGTCACCGATCAGGAGTCGACGGCGTCCCCCGGCACGATCGTCGACGTCACCCCGGACGCCCTCACGGTCGCGGCCGGCGACCGCGACGTCCGCCTCACCGGCCTGGCCGCCCTGACCGGCGAACCCCTCGAACTCCCCGTCCTGGCCAGCGCGTTGGACGGCCGTTTCCCGCACCTGTCCGAGGACGCGGTGGCCGACCTGGTGCGGGCGTCGCGGGCCGCGCACCGGCGTGAGGCGCGCTGGCTGCGGGCGTGGGAGTCGCGGCAGCCCGTACTCCCGCCCAGGCTGGGCGAGTTGCGCCCGGCGAACCGTCCGGCGGGCCCGGTCCCGCTGCCCGCGAGCCTCACCGGCGACCCCCGGCGGACCGCCGTCGCCGCCGTCCTGGCGTTCCTCACCCGCCTCACCCGGGGCGGCGAACACACCGTGGCGGTCTCGGCCCCACCCGCCCCGAACCCGGCGGCGGCACTCGTCCTGGCCCCCGAACTCCCCCTGAACATCCCGGAGAACCCCCTTTCCGGGACCCTCTCCGACCTCACCGCGCGCGTCGGCGCCGAACTGGACCGCCTCCACTCGACGACCCCGCACCGCAGAGACCTCCCCCTGCGCCATCCGGGGCTCGCCGCGACGACGCTGCCCGTCGCGATCGCCCTCGACGACGACACCGACGCCGACCGCCCGCTGACCGTCCGTATCGACGCCACCGGCACCGTCCGCTTCGTGACCCGCGCCCACGCCGCGTGGCTCGCCGAGCGGTACGCCCTGTTCCTCGACGGGATCGCCGACGAGCCCCAACGCCCCCTGGCCACCGTCTCGTTGCTGGACGACGAGGAACGCCGTCTGGTGCACGGCAAGTGGAACGACACCGACGAGGAGTATCCGCGCCGCGCCACCGTGACCTCGCTCATCGGCAACGTCGCGGACGCCTCCCCGGACGCCGTCGCCGTCCGTTTCGAGGGCCGTGAGGTGACGTACGGCGAACTCGACGACGCGACCAGCAGGTTGGCGCAGCACCTGTGCGAACTCGGCGCCGGACCGGGCCGGTTGGTGGGCGTCTTCCTGGAGCGTTCGCCGGAGCTGCTGATCAGTCTGCTCGCGGTGCTGCGGTCGGGGGCCGCGTACGTCCCGATCGACCCGATCTACCCGCCGGCCCGTATCGGTCACATGCTGAAGGACTCCGGGGCCGAACTGGTGCTGACGGACGCGGCGTTGGGCGGCGCGCTCGCAGAGTTCCCGGTGACCCCGGTCCTGGTCGGCGAGGCGCCCGTCCGGTCCGAGGCGCCTCCCGTCGATCTTTCCTCCCCGGACGCCCCCGCCTACGTCATCTACACCTCCGGCTCGACCGGCCTCCCCAAGGGCGTCCAGGTCGGCCACCGCGCCCTGGTCAACTTCCTGTGGACGATGGCCCGCAGGCCCGGTTTCACCGCCGCCGACTCGCTGCTGGCCCTCACCACCGTCTGCTTCGACATCGCCGGCCTTGAGCTGTACCTCCCCCTGGTGCGGGGCGGCACCGTGGAGATCCTGCCCGCTGTGGTGGCCGCCGACGGGGTGGCCCTGCGTGAGCGCGTCGAGCGCGCGGCCCCGACCGTCCTCCAGGCCACCCCCACCACCTGGCAGATGCTGCTCGCGGCGGGCTGGCGGGGTGACCCGGCGCTGAAGGCCCTGTGCGGCGGCGAACCCCTCCCCGCCGAACTCGCCGCCCGGCTCGCCCCGTCGGTGGGCGCCCTGTTCAACATGTACGGCCCCACGGAGACCACGATCTGGTCGACCGTGGAGCGCGTCGAGCCCGGCGCCGAGGTCACCGTCGGCCGTCCGGTCGGCAACACCCGCGCCCACGTCCTGGACGAGCGCGGCACCCCCGTCCCGCCCGGTGTCCCCGGTGAACTCCTGCTCTCCGGCGACGGGGTGGCGGACGGCTACCTCCACCGCCCGGAGCTGACCACCGAGCGTTTCGTCCCGGCCCCTGAAGGCGGCAGGGGGCGCGCGTACCGCACCGGCGACCTGGTGCGGCACCTGCCCGACGGGCGGCTCGTGTACCTGGAGCGGATCGACGGTCTGGTGAAGCTGAACGGGTTCCGGATCGAGCTGGGCGAGGTCGAGTCGGCGCTGCGTCGACTCCCGGGCGTGCGGGGTGCGGTGGCGGTCGTGCGCGAGGACCGGCCCGGTGAGCGCAGGCTCATCGGGTATGTGACCGGCGTGCCCGACGGGGGTGTGCTGCGGGGCGCGCTCGCCGAGCGGCTGCCCGCGTACATGGTGCCGTCGGCCGTCGTCGCGCTGCCGGGGCTGCCGCTCACGCCGAACGGCAAGGTCGACCGGGGTGCGCTGCCGCGCCCCGACACCGCGAAGGGCCCGACAGCCGCCGTCCGCACGGATCTCGAGCGGCGGATCGCCGGGATCTGGTGCGAGGTGCTGGGGCTGGAGCGGGTCGGGGCCGAGGACAACTTCTTCGACGCGGGCGGGGACTCGCTGCGGCTGACGTCCGTGGTGGCGGCGCTGCGGGAGCGGCTGGGGCTGGCGGTGACCCGGCTCGACATGTTCGGCCGTCCGACGGTCCGGGCGATGGCCGCGCACGTCGCCGGGGAGGCGTCCGATGCGGTGCGGCCCCGGCGTCCGCGGGACGTGTCGGCGCTGGCCGGGCGCCGGGACCGCAAGCGGCGCCGGCCGTGA